A portion of the Gossypium arboreum isolate Shixiya-1 chromosome 8, ASM2569848v2, whole genome shotgun sequence genome contains these proteins:
- the LOC108469814 gene encoding uncharacterized protein LOC108469814 → MIHSSKIRVQVKAMNNIELGFLIFLLLFNLLLSFSYGESGGLCVSQGGRFPPFSSEGKPPKRVGKGHKDLTLCRVFRKKTCCDAAQTHPALLSIRRLALTGEASEECLHLWELLECSICDPRVGVQPGPPLICTSFCDRVFQACSNAYFSMDAKTQVLAPCGANDFVCGRASEWASNGTELCLAAGFRVEQSVGMHGGIEEESCYGGKASLDSIADSWGPSRSEKPHKTGNSGLLEDFQQLLQDMPSNERVSWAVGGLVLTAGLLFISKRKSHNQRQKLAAIQRAARRLEVKMNPTPTSSQGNRKGNRR, encoded by the exons ATGATTCACAGCTCAAAAATCAGAGTACAAGTAAAAGCAATGAATAACATTGAACTTGGGTTTCTTATATTTCTTCTCCTTTTTAACCTTCTTCTGTCCTTTTCCTATG GAGAATCCGGTGGTCTTTGTGTATCTCAAGGTGGTCGCTTTCCGCCCTTCTCTTCTGAGGGGAAACCTCCTAAAAGGGTGGGGAAGGGACACAAGGATTTGACACTCTGTAGGGTGTTTCGGAAAAAGACTTGCTGTGATGCTGCCCAGACACATCCTGCTTTGCTTTCTATTAGGAGGCTGGCTTTAACAGGTGAAGCCAGTGAAGAGTGTTTGCATTTGTGGGAATTGCTGGAATGTTCCATATGCGATCCACGAGTCGGAGTTCAGCCTGGACCCCCACTTATATGCACATCCTTCTGTGATAGAGTATTTCAGGCCTGCTCTAATGCTTACTTCTCAATGGATGCAAAGACACAG GTTCTAGCACCATGTGGAGCAAATGACTTTGTTTGTGGTAGAGCATCTGAATGGGCATCCAATGGAACAGAATTATGCCTTGCTGCAGGTTTCCGTGTTGAACAATCCGTTGGCATGCATGGTGGTATTGAAGAAGAGTCCTGTTATGGTGGCAAAGCGAGTCTTGATTCAATTGCTGATTCATGGGGACCTTCACGATCTGAGAAACCCCACAAAACTGGGAACTCTGGGCTCTTAGAAGATTTCCAGCAGTTGCTCCAGGATATGCCATCTAATGAAAGAGTTTCTTGGGCAGTAGGAGGCCTTGTTCTTACAGCGGGCCTACTTTTTATAAG CAAAAGAAAGAGCCATAACCAACGCCAAAAGCTTGCAGCTATTCAACGTGCTGCTAGGAGACTAGAAGTCAAGATGAACCCGACACCC
- the LOC108468887 gene encoding uncharacterized protein LOC108468887, giving the protein MVIPPPVRPPRILKFLKPYILKMHFTNKYVSAQVIHSPTATVASAASSQEKALRSSMESTRDVAAAAKIGKILAERLLLKEIPAVSVSLKREQKYHGKVKAVIDSLREAGVKLL; this is encoded by the coding sequence ATGGTTATCCCTCCACCTGTTAGACCACCAAGAATTCTAAAATTCCTAAAGCCCTATATCCTGAAGATGCATTTCACAAACAAGTATGTTAGTGCTCAAGTTATCCATTCTCCCACTGCAACTGTGGCTTCAGCAGCAAGCTCACAGGAGAAGGCCCTCAGGTCGAGCATGGAATCTACTCGGGACGTGGCGGCTGCTGCCAAGATTGGGAAGATACTTGCGGAACGCTTGCTGCTCAAAGAGATCCCTGCCGTTTCCGTTTCCTTAAAGCGAGAACAGAAGTATCATGGTAAAGTCAAGGCTGTCATTGATTCTCTTAGGGAAGCAGGTGTCAAGTTGCTTTAA